A single genomic interval of Sinorhizobium garamanticum harbors:
- a CDS encoding tellurite resistance TerB family protein, translating to MFDAKKLLDQFLGSQVPGAGGTVRDRAGQATKLAKDNPLATGAIAAVLLGTKSGRKLAGNAAVLGGLAAVAGLGYQAYKNYQAGKAPAAEPASQSTPELLPPPTESGFSTAPGAVSNDFALILVRAMIAASRADGHIDDAERGHIMDKLSVSGLSADAAAFLEAELANPVDLDAIVAAATTEEQRVEIYTASRLAIEPESRAERGYLDLLAGRLGLPDALVDHIEATVSGAKVPA from the coding sequence ATGTTCGACGCGAAGAAGTTGCTGGACCAGTTCTTGGGTTCGCAGGTGCCGGGCGCCGGCGGCACGGTCCGCGATCGGGCCGGCCAGGCGACGAAGCTCGCCAAAGACAATCCGCTTGCCACAGGCGCGATTGCGGCGGTTCTTCTCGGAACGAAATCCGGCCGCAAGCTCGCCGGTAACGCCGCCGTACTTGGTGGCCTCGCGGCGGTCGCCGGGCTTGGCTATCAGGCCTACAAGAACTATCAGGCCGGCAAGGCGCCAGCCGCCGAACCGGCTTCGCAGTCGACACCGGAGCTCCTGCCGCCGCCGACCGAATCCGGCTTCAGCACCGCGCCGGGAGCCGTGAGCAATGATTTTGCCCTGATCCTGGTGCGCGCCATGATCGCCGCTTCGCGTGCTGACGGCCATATCGACGATGCCGAGCGCGGACACATCATGGACAAGCTGTCGGTTTCCGGACTCTCCGCCGACGCAGCCGCCTTCCTCGAAGCGGAACTCGCCAATCCGGTCGATCTCGATGCGATCGTCGCTGCCGCCACGACGGAGGAGCAGCGCGTGGAGATCTACACCGCGTCGCGCCTGGCGATCGAGCCGGAGAGCCGGGCGGAACGCGGCTATCTCGATCTGCTCGCCGGCCGTCTCGGGCTTCCCGATGCGCTCGTCGATCACATCGAGGCGACGGTCTCGGGGGCCAAGGTCCCCGCGTGA
- a CDS encoding GNAT family N-acetyltransferase, translating into MRDLANWKGCPAPQPVLIEGRYVRLEPYDRAAHLEALWHDAFGGVAINPLLKYFTQDDFSSIGDFDAWLSAVQEKSGWITEVFRDKATGKVVGMANYMRADPANGVVEVGGVAHGPAMARSPLSTEAHYLMARHVFEDLGYRRYEWKCHSENQPSRNTAARLGFTFEGIFRQHMISKHANRDTAWFSIIDGEWPLIKAAFEAWLSPENFDGDGRQKRRLEDIRADLQRRASS; encoded by the coding sequence ATGCGTGATCTTGCCAATTGGAAGGGATGTCCGGCGCCGCAGCCGGTTCTTATCGAGGGGCGATATGTCAGGCTGGAGCCCTATGATCGGGCGGCGCATCTCGAGGCGCTCTGGCACGACGCCTTCGGCGGCGTGGCGATCAACCCGCTCCTGAAATATTTCACCCAGGACGATTTTTCCAGCATCGGAGATTTCGACGCCTGGCTCAGCGCGGTCCAGGAAAAGTCCGGGTGGATCACAGAGGTCTTTCGCGACAAGGCGACCGGCAAGGTCGTTGGCATGGCGAACTACATGCGCGCGGATCCGGCCAATGGCGTCGTCGAAGTCGGTGGTGTCGCGCACGGGCCGGCCATGGCGCGCTCGCCGCTATCGACGGAGGCGCACTATCTCATGGCCAGGCATGTTTTCGAAGATCTGGGTTATCGCCGCTACGAATGGAAATGCCACAGCGAGAACCAGCCGAGCCGCAACACGGCGGCGCGCCTCGGCTTCACGTTCGAAGGCATTTTCCGCCAGCATATGATTTCGAAGCACGCCAACCGCGATACCGCTTGGTTCTCGATCATCGACGGCGAATGGCCGCTCATCAAGGCCGCCTTCGAAGCCTGGCTGTCGCCTGAAAACTTCGATGGCGACGGCCGTCAGAAGCGGCGCCTCGAGGATATTCGCGCCGACCTACAGCGCCGCGCGTCTAGTTAG
- a CDS encoding nickel/cobalt transporter — protein sequence MLNARRIGGPLAAALLLAALSATAAAAQSPLGIGTAEPSVQTTGFLGGFFAWVNMEQQSFYRLLTGSLKGMRENPWQLWSLIGLSFAYGVFHAAGPGHGKAVISSYMIANETELRRGVVLSFLSSILQGVVAILLIGAVYLLLRGSSISMTDATHSLEVASYALIAVFGGWLVFRKLRSMTRPAPASASDAHTEHVHHDHHDHGDHHHHHHHAHAPGEVCATCGHAHAPDPAMLKGDRFALSEAWSAIVAVGLRPCSGALIVLSFALLNGLYLGGVLSVFAMSIGTAITVSILATMAVTAKGFALRYASSDSAAARISNGIEIAGAAMVLVLGLVLLGAALQG from the coding sequence ATGCTGAACGCACGCAGGATTGGCGGACCGCTGGCGGCTGCGCTCTTGCTCGCGGCCCTTTCCGCAACGGCGGCCGCGGCGCAATCGCCGCTCGGCATCGGCACCGCCGAACCGTCGGTCCAGACGACCGGCTTCCTCGGCGGTTTCTTTGCCTGGGTGAACATGGAGCAGCAGAGCTTCTACCGGCTGCTCACGGGCTCGCTCAAGGGCATGCGCGAGAACCCGTGGCAGCTCTGGTCGCTGATCGGCCTCTCCTTTGCCTATGGCGTGTTCCATGCGGCCGGCCCGGGGCACGGCAAGGCGGTCATTTCCTCCTACATGATCGCCAACGAGACGGAACTTCGCCGCGGCGTCGTTCTCTCGTTTCTCTCCTCGATCCTCCAAGGCGTGGTGGCGATCCTCCTCATCGGCGCCGTCTATCTCCTGTTGCGCGGCTCGTCGATCAGCATGACGGATGCCACCCACTCGCTTGAGGTCGCAAGCTACGCGCTGATTGCGGTGTTCGGAGGCTGGCTGGTCTTTCGCAAGCTGCGCTCTATGACGCGGCCCGCTCCTGCCTCAGCCAGCGACGCCCACACGGAACACGTCCATCACGATCACCATGACCATGGCGATCACCACCACCATCATCATCACGCGCACGCTCCCGGCGAGGTCTGCGCGACCTGCGGCCATGCGCATGCGCCAGACCCGGCCATGCTGAAGGGTGATCGTTTTGCGCTGAGCGAAGCCTGGTCGGCGATTGTCGCCGTCGGCCTGCGTCCCTGCTCCGGCGCCTTGATCGTGCTCTCCTTTGCGCTTTTGAACGGGCTCTATCTCGGTGGGGTTCTCTCGGTCTTTGCCATGTCGATCGGCACGGCGATCACCGTCTCGATCCTCGCCACGATGGCCGTCACCGCCAAGGGCTTCGCACTCCGCTATGCCTCGAGCGATTCGGCCGCAGCACGCATTTCCAACGGCATCGAAATCGCCGGCGCCGCGATGGTGCTCGTACTTGGACTTGTGCTGCTGGGCGCGGCGCTTCAGGGATAG
- a CDS encoding DUF1007 family protein, which produces MKTKCLVMAGLATLLAPALAVAHPHIFAEARLEIVSDDKGEIGELRNVWRFDELFSASVVLDFDKNSNATLDPDELKEVGQTVLESLSEYNYYTTISDNGKSVKVNKPDSITVDYKDNQLLMMFAVKPAEAMPLKGKLSFGVYDPTMYTAMDFPTDEDLSVVGEKIEACEHQVVRPDPDEVLAENKDTLTDAFWNDPTGTDMSKLFATRIEVTC; this is translated from the coding sequence ATGAAAACAAAATGCCTCGTCATGGCCGGCCTTGCCACGCTCCTCGCACCCGCGCTGGCTGTCGCGCATCCGCACATTTTCGCCGAAGCGCGGCTGGAGATCGTTTCCGACGACAAGGGCGAGATCGGCGAACTGCGCAATGTCTGGCGCTTCGACGAGCTCTTCTCCGCAAGCGTCGTGCTCGACTTCGACAAGAACTCCAATGCGACCCTCGACCCGGACGAGCTCAAGGAGGTCGGCCAGACGGTTCTCGAGTCCCTTTCGGAATACAACTACTACACGACGATTTCCGACAACGGCAAATCGGTGAAGGTGAACAAGCCCGACAGCATCACCGTGGACTATAAGGACAACCAGCTCCTGATGATGTTCGCGGTCAAACCGGCCGAAGCGATGCCGCTCAAGGGCAAGCTCTCCTTCGGCGTCTACGACCCGACCATGTACACGGCGATGGATTTCCCGACCGACGAGGATCTCTCGGTCGTCGGCGAGAAGATCGAGGCCTGCGAGCATCAGGTGGTCAGGCCGGATCCCGACGAAGTGCTGGCCGAAAACAAGGACACGCTGACCGACGCCTTCTGGAACGACCCGACCGGCACCGACATGTCGAAGCTTTTTGCAACCAGGATCGAGGTCACATGCTGA
- a CDS encoding LysR family transcriptional regulator, with amino-acid sequence MDTLTRIRAFIDVVDAEGFSAAARRVGKSKALLSKYVRELEDELGALLLNRTTRQFSLTEAGHTYYRTASEILKEIDNLADLVRANNSDLRGRLRITVPRTFVDADIGQSLIDFGKQHPELSLEIVSDDRFVDLVEEGFDVAIRITRLEDSTLIARKLDDFQVLLCASPDFVEKIGPLKHPTELSKISCILDTNGRSYSNWRFVEPDGSPFTVPVGGPIEVNSPLASVRAAVTGLGVAPVPDFIARPKILSGELVTLFDDFLPKDRGIYAIYPHRRYLPAKVRTFVDFLHDWFRSR; translated from the coding sequence ATGGACACCTTGACCCGTATCCGTGCCTTCATCGACGTCGTGGACGCGGAAGGCTTTTCCGCTGCTGCCCGGCGTGTCGGAAAATCCAAGGCGCTTCTGTCGAAATATGTGCGTGAACTGGAAGACGAGCTCGGCGCACTCCTCCTCAACCGCACGACGCGTCAATTCTCGCTGACCGAGGCCGGCCACACCTACTATCGCACGGCCTCCGAGATCCTGAAGGAGATCGACAACCTCGCCGATCTCGTGCGCGCCAACAATTCCGACCTGCGCGGCCGGCTGCGCATCACTGTGCCCAGGACATTCGTGGATGCGGATATCGGCCAGTCGCTGATCGATTTCGGCAAGCAGCATCCTGAATTGTCGCTCGAAATCGTCTCGGACGACCGCTTCGTCGATTTGGTGGAAGAAGGTTTCGATGTGGCGATCCGCATCACGCGCCTCGAAGATTCGACGCTGATCGCGCGCAAGCTCGATGACTTCCAGGTGCTGCTCTGCGCCTCGCCGGACTTCGTGGAAAAGATCGGCCCGCTCAAGCATCCGACCGAACTTTCGAAAATCTCCTGCATTCTCGACACCAATGGCCGATCCTATTCGAACTGGCGTTTCGTCGAACCGGACGGTTCACCCTTTACGGTGCCGGTGGGCGGACCGATCGAAGTCAACAGTCCGCTTGCCTCCGTGCGCGCGGCGGTGACCGGTCTCGGGGTTGCCCCCGTGCCGGATTTCATTGCCCGGCCGAAGATCCTGTCCGGCGAGCTGGTGACGTTGTTCGATGACTTCCTGCCCAAGGATCGCGGCATCTACGCGATCTATCCGCATCGGCGCTATCTGCCGGCCAAGGTGCGCACCTTCGTCGATTTCCTGCACGACTGGTTCCGCTCACGATGA
- the odc2 gene encoding ornithine/lysine decarboxylase gives MAMTTARIIDFLNTRRPEGPCLVVDLDVVRDNFKAFRHALPDSSIYYAVKANPAPEILRLLAGLGSNFDCASVAEIEMALDAGATAQRISYGNTIKKERDIARAYALGVSLFAVDSHEEVEKVARVAPGARVFCRVLTDGEGAEWPLSRKFGCVPQMAVDVLVYAHQLGLVSYGVSFHVGSQMTKLDAWDSALADAKRVFVQLAKQGIELKMVNMGGGFPTKYLKDVPSAEAYGQAIFGALKKHFGNKLPETIIEPGRGMVGNAGVIKAEVVLVSKKSDNDNHRWVFLDIGKFGGLAETMDEAIRYPIRTARDADQMEPCVLAGPTCDSADVLYEKNMYPLPISLTIGDEVLIEGTGAYTTTYSAVAFNGFEPLKAYVI, from the coding sequence ATGGCTATGACCACCGCACGCATCATCGACTTCCTGAACACCCGACGACCTGAAGGCCCGTGCCTCGTTGTCGACCTCGACGTCGTGCGCGACAATTTCAAGGCCTTCCGCCACGCGCTGCCCGACAGCTCGATCTATTATGCCGTCAAGGCCAACCCGGCGCCGGAAATCCTGCGCCTTCTCGCCGGTCTCGGCTCCAATTTCGATTGCGCGTCCGTCGCCGAAATCGAAATGGCGCTTGATGCCGGTGCGACCGCCCAACGCATTTCTTATGGCAATACCATCAAGAAGGAGCGCGATATTGCCCGCGCTTACGCGCTCGGCGTGTCCCTTTTCGCGGTCGACAGCCACGAGGAAGTCGAGAAGGTCGCGCGTGTTGCTCCCGGCGCCCGCGTCTTCTGCCGCGTCCTGACCGATGGCGAAGGTGCGGAATGGCCGCTGTCGCGCAAGTTCGGCTGCGTGCCGCAGATGGCCGTCGACGTGCTCGTCTACGCGCACCAGCTCGGCCTCGTCTCCTACGGCGTGTCGTTCCACGTCGGCTCGCAGATGACGAAGCTCGATGCCTGGGATTCGGCCCTTGCGGATGCCAAGCGTGTCTTCGTGCAGCTCGCCAAGCAGGGCATCGAGCTCAAGATGGTCAACATGGGCGGCGGCTTCCCGACGAAGTATCTGAAGGACGTTCCGTCGGCTGAAGCCTATGGTCAGGCGATCTTCGGTGCGCTGAAGAAGCACTTCGGCAACAAACTCCCGGAGACGATCATCGAGCCTGGCCGCGGTATGGTCGGCAATGCGGGTGTGATCAAGGCGGAAGTCGTTCTCGTCTCGAAGAAGTCGGACAACGACAATCACCGCTGGGTCTTCCTCGACATCGGCAAGTTCGGCGGTCTCGCCGAGACGATGGACGAGGCGATTCGCTACCCGATCCGCACCGCGCGCGATGCCGATCAGATGGAGCCCTGCGTGCTTGCCGGCCCGACCTGCGACTCGGCCGACGTGCTCTACGAGAAGAACATGTATCCGCTGCCGATCTCGCTGACGATCGGCGACGAGGTTCTGATCGAAGGCACGGGCGCCTACACGACGACCTACTCGGCCGTCGCCTTTAACGGCTTCGAGCCGCTGAAGGCCTACGTGATCTGA
- a CDS encoding GNAT family N-acetyltransferase, which yields MAAVVDAMRAFFAPSTFVIDSENPGDVVARENLLDRAMGPDRCRKSSEKLRRGRLPAEGLALVARDEDGHVIGTVRLWNVEAGVDRECHGVPALMLGPLAVDPAHEGRGIGGMLMRAAIQEAKNRSHGAILLVGDAAYYERFGFFAERAQHLVMPGPFERNRFLALELKDGWLDGAAGMLVASGRKLALPPLKRAA from the coding sequence ATGGCCGCTGTTGTTGATGCCATGCGCGCGTTCTTCGCGCCGTCCACCTTTGTGATCGACTCCGAAAACCCGGGCGACGTCGTCGCGCGTGAAAACCTGCTCGACCGAGCCATGGGGCCGGACCGCTGCCGGAAGTCGTCGGAAAAGCTGCGCCGCGGCCGCCTACCGGCCGAGGGGCTCGCGCTTGTTGCGCGCGACGAGGACGGCCACGTGATCGGCACGGTGCGCCTCTGGAATGTCGAGGCGGGTGTCGACCGGGAATGCCATGGCGTGCCGGCGCTTATGCTCGGCCCGCTTGCCGTCGATCCGGCGCATGAGGGCCGGGGCATCGGCGGCATGCTGATGCGTGCGGCGATCCAGGAGGCCAAGAACCGCAGCCACGGGGCGATCCTGCTCGTTGGCGATGCCGCCTACTACGAACGGTTCGGCTTCTTCGCCGAGCGGGCGCAGCATCTCGTCATGCCGGGACCGTTCGAGCGCAACCGCTTCCTGGCGCTCGAGCTCAAGGACGGCTGGCTTGATGGCGCCGCTGGCATGCTGGTGGCGAGCGGCCGCAAACTTGCCCTGCCGCCGCTCAAGCGCGCCGCGTGA
- a CDS encoding VOC family protein: MIGYTMVGTTDLKRAERFYDPLMALIGQERCYCDEQVASWGRKDDDRAPRFFTGYPFDGNCASVGNGTMTAFLVESADVIDRMFEIAMERGGRDQGKPGFRPQYGDGFYAAYVRDPDGNKLAFVCYDARKSSASRT; this comes from the coding sequence ATGATCGGATACACGATGGTCGGAACAACGGATCTGAAGCGGGCCGAGCGATTTTACGACCCGTTGATGGCGCTGATCGGTCAGGAGCGCTGTTATTGTGACGAACAGGTTGCCTCCTGGGGGCGGAAGGATGACGACAGGGCTCCACGCTTCTTCACGGGTTACCCATTCGACGGCAACTGCGCCTCGGTCGGCAACGGAACAATGACGGCCTTTCTCGTCGAAAGCGCAGACGTGATCGACCGGATGTTCGAGATCGCCATGGAGCGCGGTGGCCGGGACCAGGGGAAACCCGGCTTTCGCCCGCAATATGGCGATGGCTTTTACGCAGCCTATGTGCGCGATCCGGACGGCAACAAGCTTGCTTTCGTCTGCTACGACGCCAGGAAATCATCTGCGTCCCGGACGTGA
- a CDS encoding LysE family translocator, translating to MSEFTILAFAFVAFIGIATPGPTVLLALTNGSRYGVRRATAGMIGAVLSDFVLIGAVALGLGALLAASEFWFTVVKWLGAAYLAFLGIMLLRSRGTLDIAAESERSAGAATTSAIFLKCFLVAVTNPKGYLFFSAFLPQFIEPALPQAPQYAVLAAVFASIDFAVMFGYALIGSQAVRFLKRSGAIWLDRVCGGALLALAGSLAFYRRAAN from the coding sequence ATGAGTGAATTCACCATTCTTGCATTCGCGTTCGTTGCTTTCATCGGCATCGCGACCCCCGGACCGACCGTGCTTCTCGCCCTCACCAATGGTTCGCGCTATGGCGTGAGACGGGCAACGGCGGGCATGATCGGCGCCGTCCTGTCGGATTTCGTGCTGATCGGCGCCGTGGCGCTCGGCCTCGGCGCGCTCTTGGCCGCGTCCGAGTTCTGGTTCACGGTCGTCAAATGGCTGGGTGCCGCCTACCTCGCTTTCCTCGGCATCATGCTGCTGCGCTCCCGCGGAACGCTGGATATTGCCGCCGAAAGCGAGAGGTCGGCTGGTGCCGCAACCACAAGCGCGATCTTCCTCAAGTGTTTCCTCGTCGCGGTCACCAATCCCAAGGGCTATCTGTTCTTCTCCGCCTTCCTGCCGCAGTTCATCGAACCGGCGCTACCGCAAGCGCCGCAATACGCCGTTCTCGCCGCCGTCTTCGCTTCGATCGATTTCGCGGTGATGTTCGGTTATGCGCTGATCGGCTCCCAAGCGGTTCGTTTCCTGAAACGCTCCGGCGCCATCTGGCTCGATCGTGTGTGCGGAGGCGCCCTCCTGGCACTTGCGGGATCGTTGGCATTCTACCGGCGCGCCGCGAACTGA
- a CDS encoding glyoxalase superfamily protein, whose translation MTHGKPTLPALDALKDQARRLRSRLASEGEAISHSRSLELVAAQYGYRDWNTLHAAAGNRQPFNPWMLGSRVKGHYLGQAFEAEILSVHAISAEPGRYRLTFKFDQPVDVVTFESFSAFRQRVTATIDETGRTVEKTSNGRPHLELEW comes from the coding sequence ATGACGCATGGAAAACCGACGCTTCCCGCACTCGATGCACTGAAGGACCAGGCAAGGCGCCTACGGTCCCGGCTCGCGTCCGAGGGCGAGGCGATCAGCCACTCCAGATCGCTCGAACTCGTCGCCGCCCAATACGGTTACCGCGACTGGAATACGCTTCACGCCGCCGCCGGCAACCGTCAGCCGTTCAATCCCTGGATGCTGGGGTCGCGGGTGAAGGGCCACTATCTCGGCCAGGCCTTCGAAGCGGAAATCCTCTCGGTTCACGCGATAAGCGCTGAGCCGGGGCGCTATCGCCTGACGTTCAAGTTCGATCAGCCGGTCGATGTCGTCACGTTCGAAAGCTTCTCGGCCTTTCGCCAGAGGGTAACGGCCACGATAGACGAAACCGGGCGGACGGTCGAAAAGACCTCGAACGGACGGCCGCATCTGGAGCTTGAGTGGTGA
- a CDS encoding WD40 repeat domain-containing protein, producing MPTVAPLDLEGHVVGVAFLKDIPFFAEASGIIHRLDHGHKTIEAHDGLLSLDHDEASDSLLTGGEDGKVMRIFADGSISLVAEAPRKWISQVAAGPQGAVAYAYGKTTHVRLADGTTKDFPEERTVEGIAFAPKGLRIAVARYNGVSMHWVAIVGQPADLEWKGAHTGVTFSPDGRFVVTTMQENALHGWKLDAKAGAEARHMRMTGYPAKVKSLSWSAKGKWLASSGAPAAIVWPFQGKDGPMGKAPLELGTRGNTMVTTVACHPAEDIVAIGYEDGMILAARFADSKEVLLRRPGEGTITAMAWSKNGRQLAFGSAAGDCGVVDLAG from the coding sequence ATGCCGACAGTCGCTCCGCTCGATCTCGAAGGCCACGTCGTCGGCGTGGCCTTCCTCAAGGATATACCCTTCTTCGCCGAAGCCTCGGGCATCATCCATCGCCTCGATCATGGCCACAAGACCATTGAAGCCCATGATGGCCTGCTCTCGCTCGACCATGACGAAGCGAGCGACAGCCTCCTGACCGGCGGCGAGGACGGCAAGGTCATGCGGATCTTTGCCGACGGCAGCATCAGCCTCGTCGCCGAAGCGCCGCGCAAATGGATATCGCAGGTCGCCGCAGGACCTCAGGGCGCGGTCGCCTATGCCTATGGCAAGACGACCCATGTTCGCCTGGCCGACGGCACGACAAAGGATTTTCCCGAAGAGCGCACGGTCGAGGGCATAGCCTTTGCTCCCAAGGGTCTGCGCATCGCCGTTGCCCGCTACAACGGCGTCTCCATGCATTGGGTGGCGATCGTCGGGCAGCCGGCGGATCTCGAATGGAAGGGCGCCCATACCGGCGTCACTTTTTCCCCCGACGGCCGTTTCGTCGTCACCACCATGCAGGAGAACGCGCTGCACGGATGGAAGCTCGACGCCAAGGCGGGGGCCGAAGCGCGCCACATGCGCATGACCGGGTATCCGGCCAAGGTGAAGTCGCTGTCCTGGTCCGCCAAGGGCAAGTGGCTCGCGTCTTCCGGCGCGCCGGCGGCGATCGTCTGGCCGTTCCAGGGCAAGGACGGACCCATGGGCAAGGCGCCGCTGGAGCTCGGCACGCGCGGCAACACCATGGTGACGACCGTCGCCTGCCATCCGGCCGAGGACATCGTGGCCATCGGCTACGAGGACGGCATGATCCTCGCCGCCCGCTTCGCCGACAGCAAGGAAGTGCTGCTGCGCCGACCCGGTGAGGGCACGATCACCGCCATGGCCTGGAGCAAGAACGGCCGCCAGCTCGCCTTCGGTTCCGCGGCCGGTGATTGCGGCGTGGTGGATCTTGCTGGGTAG
- a CDS encoding CobW family GTP-binding protein has translation MTETSTQKPIPVTVLTGYLGAGKTTLLNRILSENHGRKYAVIVNEFGEIGIDNDLIVESDEEIYEMNNGCVCCTVRGDLIRVVEGLMRRPGRFDAIIVETTGLADPVPVAQTFFMDDDVRAKTELDAVVALVDAKHLPLRLKDSREAEDQIAFADVVLLNKTDLVTPEELERIEATVRVINPSARIYRTQRSEIDLTKVLDQGAFNLEKALENDPHFLDQDEHDDHVCGPDCDHDHHHHDHDHGHDHGHDHHHHHHDHGPSPIHDVTVQSISLRGGEMNPDRFFPWIQKITQTDGPNILRLKGIIAFAGDAERYVVQGVHMIIEGDHQRAWKDGEKRESRLVFIGRDLDREKLERTFRACEVQA, from the coding sequence ATGACAGAAACATCCACGCAGAAGCCGATCCCCGTCACCGTGCTCACGGGCTATCTCGGCGCCGGCAAGACGACGCTGCTCAACCGCATCCTCAGCGAGAATCACGGCCGCAAATATGCGGTGATCGTCAACGAATTCGGCGAAATCGGCATCGACAACGACCTGATCGTCGAGTCCGACGAGGAAATCTACGAGATGAACAACGGCTGCGTCTGCTGCACGGTGCGCGGCGACCTGATACGTGTGGTCGAGGGGCTGATGCGCCGTCCGGGCCGTTTCGATGCGATCATCGTCGAGACCACCGGCCTTGCCGATCCGGTACCGGTCGCCCAGACCTTCTTCATGGACGACGACGTACGCGCCAAGACCGAGCTTGATGCTGTCGTGGCACTGGTCGACGCCAAGCACCTCCCGCTGCGTCTCAAGGACAGCCGCGAGGCCGAGGACCAGATCGCCTTCGCCGATGTCGTGCTCTTGAACAAGACCGACCTCGTGACGCCGGAAGAGCTGGAGCGGATCGAGGCAACGGTGCGCGTCATCAATCCGTCTGCTCGCATCTACCGCACGCAGCGCTCCGAGATCGACCTGACGAAGGTGCTCGACCAGGGTGCCTTCAATCTTGAAAAGGCGCTCGAAAACGATCCGCACTTCCTCGACCAGGATGAGCACGACGATCACGTCTGCGGCCCCGATTGCGATCACGATCACCATCATCATGATCATGACCATGGTCATGACCATGGTCACGATCACCACCATCATCACCACGATCATGGGCCGTCACCCATTCATGACGTGACCGTGCAGTCGATCTCGCTGCGTGGCGGCGAGATGAACCCCGACCGCTTCTTTCCGTGGATCCAGAAGATCACCCAGACCGATGGTCCGAATATCTTGCGGCTGAAGGGCATCATCGCTTTTGCCGGCGATGCCGAGCGCTACGTGGTCCAGGGCGTGCACATGATCATCGAGGGCGATCACCAGCGCGCCTGGAAAGACGGCGAGAAGCGCGAGTCCCGGCTCGTCTTCATCGGCCGCGATCTCGACCGCGAGAAGCTCGAGCGCACCTTCAGGGCCTGCGAGGTCCAGGCATGA
- a CDS encoding creatininase family protein, which translates to MSMPEPHWNDNRADLAPSERRQWIAVLPLGAHEQHGPHLPFETDRLIAEGIVRRVTAALSADLPVTFLPVEPVGYSIEHMDVPGTRTLAYDDAIGRWLGIAENLHHLGVRKFVILNAHGGNSPLMTIVATEARVRFGMLAVATSWTRFGQPEGWISAEDKALDIHGGDIETSVMLALHPDKVDMTRATRFPSRQSDFIARFKHLRAYGPHAFGWKMSDLNRQGVAGDAGAATAARGEVLLGHVVKGIIELLEDVKAFDVDELS; encoded by the coding sequence ATGTCGATGCCGGAGCCCCACTGGAACGATAACCGCGCCGATCTCGCGCCTTCCGAGCGGCGGCAGTGGATCGCGGTGTTGCCGCTCGGCGCGCATGAGCAGCATGGGCCGCATCTTCCCTTCGAAACCGATCGGCTGATTGCCGAGGGCATCGTTCGGCGCGTCACGGCCGCGCTGTCCGCGGACCTGCCGGTAACGTTCCTGCCGGTCGAGCCCGTCGGCTACTCGATAGAACATATGGATGTGCCCGGCACGCGCACACTCGCCTATGACGACGCGATCGGCCGCTGGCTCGGGATCGCCGAAAATCTCCATCATCTCGGCGTCCGCAAATTCGTGATACTGAACGCTCATGGCGGCAACTCGCCGCTGATGACGATCGTCGCGACGGAGGCGCGGGTGCGCTTCGGTATGCTCGCGGTCGCGACGAGCTGGACGCGTTTCGGACAGCCGGAGGGCTGGATCAGCGCCGAGGACAAGGCGCTCGATATTCATGGCGGCGACATCGAGACGTCGGTGATGCTGGCGCTCCACCCGGACAAGGTGGATATGACGCGAGCCACCCGGTTCCCTTCCCGCCAGAGCGACTTCATCGCCCGTTTCAAGCATTTGCGTGCCTATGGCCCGCATGCGTTCGGTTGGAAAATGTCCGACCTCAACCGGCAAGGTGTCGCCGGCGATGCCGGTGCCGCGACCGCCGCGCGCGGTGAGGTTCTTCTCGGCCACGTGGTGAAGGGCATCATCGAACTGCTCGAAGACGTAAAAGCCTTCGACGTCGACGAACTTTCCTGA